The Magnolia sinica isolate HGM2019 chromosome 10, MsV1, whole genome shotgun sequence genome includes a window with the following:
- the LOC131217573 gene encoding elongation factor 2-like: SRCFGQRFVGYVLNLGFLRAFWGRNYGELHLKICLKDLQEDFMGGAEILVSDPVVFFCETVLEKSVRTVMSKSLNKHNRLYMEARPLEDGCIGPRDDPKARSKILSEEFRWDKDLAKKIWCFGPKTTGPNMVVDMCKGVQYLNEIKDSVVAGFQWASKEGALAEENMRGICFEVCDIVLYADAIHRGSGQIILTARRVIYASQLTTKPRLLEPVDLVEIQAPEQALGGIYGVLNQKRGHVFEEMQRPGTPLYNIKAYLPVIESFGFWGTLRATKSRQAFPQCVFDHWDMMSSDPMEAGSQAGQLVADIRKRKGLKEQMTPFSEFEDKL, from the coding sequence AGTAGGTGTTTTGGGCAGAGGTTTGTGGGGTATGTCCTAAATCTGGGTTTCTTAAGGGCTTTTTGGGGCAGAAATTATGGAGAGCTCCACCTCAAGATTTGCTTGAAGGACTTGCAGGAAGATTTCATGGGCGGGGCTGAGATTCTTGTTTCGGATCCTGTTGTCTTTTTCTGTGAGACGGTGCTTGAGAAGTCAGTCAGGACTGTAATGAGCAAGTCCCTTAACAAGCACAATCGTCTCTACATGGAGGCCCGTCCCTTGGAAGATGGGTGTATCGGCCCTAGGGATGACCCAAAAGCCCGCTCAAAGATCCTATCTGAAGAGTTCAGGTGGGACAAGGATCTTGCCAAGAAGATCTGGTGTTTTGGACCCAAAACTACTGGCCCAAATATGGTTGTTGACATGTGCAAGGGAGTTCAGTACCTGAATGAAATCAAGGATTCTGTTGTGGCTGGGTTCCAATGGGCATCAAAGGAAGGAGCATTGGCTGAAGAAAACATGCGGGGTATATGCTTTGAGGTCTGTGACATTGTTCTTTATGCTGATGCAATCCACAGGGGCAGTGGACAGATCATCCTGACAGCAAGAAGGGTCATATATGCCTCCCAACTAACTACAAAACCCAGGCTTTTGGAGCCTGTCGATTTGGTGGAGATACAGGCACCTGAACAAGCGCTCGGTGGCATCTATGGTGTCCTGAACCAAAAGCGTGGTCATGTCTTTGAGGAAATGCAGAGGCCTGGCACGCCGCTCTACAACATCAAGGCATACCTACCTGTCATTGAGTCGTTTGGGTTCTGGGGGACTTTGAGGGCAACAAAATCTAGACAGGCCTTCCCACAGTGCGTGTTTGATCACTGGGACATGATGTCGTCTGATCCAATGGAGGCGGGATCGCAGGCAGGGCAGTTGGTGGCTGATATCCGAAAGAGGAAGGGTCTGAAGGAGCAGATGACACCTTTTTCTGAATTCGAGGACAAGCTCTGA